The genomic region CCACCGGCGAGGTGTCGGGGCCGTAGGGCAGACGCAGGAGGAAATGCGGCAGCACCAGAGACACGTAGCGCGAATCTTCGCTCTCGCGGAACGAGCGCCACTTGATCAGCTCCTGGCTCTCGAACACCTTCGACAGATCACGCGGCACGGCCAGTTCGGTGAAGCTGTTCATGTCGAACAGGCGCGGGCTGGCGGCGGCGATGAACGGCGCATGCGCAGCAGCGGCAACGTTCGACAGTTTCTCCAGCAGGCCGATGTCCTGCGGGTGGCGGCCGAAGGTGTAGTCACCGACCAGCAGGCTGAACGGATGGCCACCGAAGGTGCCGTATTCTTCTTCGTAGATTTTTTTGAACAGCGCGCTCTGGTCGAATTCGACGGCTTTTTCCAGGTCGTTCTGCAACTCTTTCTGCGTGACATTGAGCAGGCGCAGTTTCAGCCGCGTGCTGGTTTCGGTGTTCTGCACCAGCATGTGCAGACCGCGCCACGAGGCTTCGAGTTTCTGCAGATCGGGGTGGTGCAACACCTCGTTGAGCTGGGCGCTGATCAATTCGTCGATCTGGCTGATACGGTCGTTGATCATCGCCACGGTGTCCTTGTCGATGGCCATGCCTTCGTCGAGGACCTGAGTGGCGAACTCCGCGAGCATGTCGCGGGCGTAATCCTGCTGACTGTCATCGTGGGCCATGCGGCCTTCGGCGATGATTCGGTCAAGCAGCGACAAAGTCTCGGCTGCGGCGTTGTCGCTGGCTTGTTTCTGAGCTGAAGCGGGCATGGCGAATTCTCCCCTCGATTAAGTGGACGATCAGGCTTGCGGTTCGGCCGGGGCCTCGGCGTCAGCGGCCGGGGTAGCGGTGTCCGGGCGGGCCGATTTGATTTCCTGCAGGCCTTCGGTGTTGGCGATCACGTCGCGCAACAGCTTGTCCAGGTCATCATTGCCGTCGAGTTTGGTTAGCAGATCGCGCAGGCGCTGGCGGGCCTCGAACAGGCGGCGCAGCGG from Pseudomonas tensinigenes harbors:
- the tssC gene encoding type VI secretion system contractile sheath large subunit — encoded protein: MPASAQKQASDNAAAETLSLLDRIIAEGRMAHDDSQQDYARDMLAEFATQVLDEGMAIDKDTVAMINDRISQIDELISAQLNEVLHHPDLQKLEASWRGLHMLVQNTETSTRLKLRLLNVTQKELQNDLEKAVEFDQSALFKKIYEEEYGTFGGHPFSLLVGDYTFGRHPQDIGLLEKLSNVAAAAHAPFIAAASPRLFDMNSFTELAVPRDLSKVFESQELIKWRSFRESEDSRYVSLVLPHFLLRLPYGPDTSPVEGINYVEDVNGTDHSKYLWGNAAWALSQRITEAFAKYGWCAAIRGAEGGGAVEGLPAHTFRTSSGDLSLKCPTEVAITDRREKELNDLGFIALCHKKNSDVAVFFGGQTTNKSKVYNTNEANANARISAMLPYVLAASRFAHYLKVIMRDKVGSFMTRDNVQSYLNNWIADYVLINDNASQEIKAQYPLREARVDVTEVAGKPGAYRATVFLRPHFQLEELTASIRLVATLPPPVAA